The proteins below are encoded in one region of Agelaius phoeniceus isolate bAgePho1 chromosome 33, bAgePho1.hap1, whole genome shotgun sequence:
- the LOC143696320 gene encoding serine/threonine-protein kinase pim-1-like — MPRPARRPSAGPPRARPCPARRGSASAVLSPYRLWRRWKSRLLWCWRSIAVFWLGLARALAQPRPRPRPRTKPLPRSAAGPEPPQPGAARQAAARRAGRCPGQKSGSAVPPARVEKPPLEQLYRQGPLLGSGGCGSVYSGTRLADGAPVAIKRVSRERISEWARLRNGALVPLELALLWMVSRPGFRGVVRLLDWFEVPEGFALVMERPQRCQDLWYFLHQRRFLTEPVARGLFRQVLEAVRHCSSRGVLHRDIKAQNVLVDLATGEAKLIDFGCGAILQDTIYTRMSGTPEYSPPEWILFGCYHGQPATIWSLGILLYELVCGHLPFHTKEDIVRGQLVFPPRVSQECQHLIRWCLSMDPTHRPCLEDLFEHSWLQEPCLAQETAEMHP, encoded by the exons aTGCCGCGTCCCGCAAGGCGCCcctcggcggggccgccccgtgcccgcccctgcccggcccgccgTGGTTCCGCCTCGGCCGTGCTCTCTCCGTACCGGCTGTGGCGCCGCTGGAAGAGCCGCTTGCTCTGGTGCTGGCGGAGCATCGCGGTCTTTTGGCTCGGCCTGGCGcgggctctggcccagccccggccgaggCCCCGGCCCCGAACGAAGCCCCTGCCGCG ctcggccgccggccccgagccgccgCAGCCCGGGGCGGCTCGGCAAGCAGCAGCGCGCCGGGCGGGCAGGTGCCCCGGGCAGAAGAGCGGCAGCGCGGTGCCGCCCGCACGGGTGGAGAagcctcccctggagcagctctaccggcagggcccgctgctgggcagcggcggctgcggcagcgTTTACTCCGGGACCCGGCTCGCCGACGGCGCCCCG gtggccatcaagcgAGTGTCCCGGGAGCGCATCTCGGAGTGGGCGcggctg CGCAACGgcgcccttgtgcccctggagctggcgctgctgtggaTGGTGTCGCGGCCTGGCTTCCGCGGCGTCGTGCGGCTCCTGGACTGGTTCGAGGTGCCCGAGGGCTTCGCGCTGGTCATGGAgcgtccgcagcgctgtcaggacctctggtacttcctgcacCAGCGGCGCTTCCTGACGGAGCCCGTGGCGCGggggctgttccgccaggtgctggaggccgtgcggcactgcagcagccgcggcgtcctgcaccgcgacatcaagGCCCAGAACGTCCTCGTCGACCTGGCCACGGGCGAGGCGAAGCTCATCGACTTCGGCTGCGGCGCGATCCTCCAGGACACGATCTACACCCGGATGTCAG GAACGCCGGAGTACAGCCCACCGGAGTggatcctctttggctgctaccatggccagccagccactatctggtccctgggcatcctgctctatGAGCTGGTCTGCgggcaccttcctttccacaccAAGGAGGACATCGTCCGGGGCCAGCTCGTCTTCCCACCCCGGGTGTCTCAAG agtgccagcacctcatcaggtggtgtttatccatGGACCCCACACACAGGCCATGCTTGGAGGACCTTTTTGAGCAttcttggctgcaggagccctgcctagcccaggagacagcagagatgCATCCCTGA